In Triticum aestivum cultivar Chinese Spring chromosome 5B, IWGSC CS RefSeq v2.1, whole genome shotgun sequence, the following proteins share a genomic window:
- the LOC123115044 gene encoding ATP synthase subunit alpha, mitochondrial-like, producing MEFSPRAAELTTLLESRMTNFYTNFQVDEIGRVVSVGDGIARVYALNEIQAGEMVEFASGVKGIALNLENENVGIVVFGSDTAIKEGDLVNCTGSIVDVPAGKAMLGRVVDALGVPIDGKGALSDHKRRRVEVKAPGIIERKSVHEPMQTGLKAVDSLVPIGRGQRELIIEDRQTGKTAIAINTILNQKQMKNESETLYCVYVAIGQKRSTKAQLVQILSEANALEYSILVAATASDPAPLQFLAPYSGCAMGEYFRDNGMHALIIYDDLSKQAVAYRQMSLFLRRPPGREAFLGDVFYLHSRLLERAAKRSDQTGAGSSTALPVIETQAGDVSAYIPTNVISITDGQICLETELFYRGIRPAINVGLSVSRVGSAAQLKAMKQVCGSSKLELAQYREVAAFAQFGADLDAATQALLNRGARPTEVPKQPKYEPLPIEKQIVVIYAAVNGFYDRMPLDRISQYEKAILSTINPELQKSFFFRFLFKATANFFWPGSVLLIVDDPLGYALVEEFMIVRP from the exons ATGGAATTCTCACCCAGAGCTGCGGAACTCACGACTCTATTAGAAAGTAGAATGACCAACTTTTACACGAATTTTCAAGTGGATGAGATCGGTCGAGTGGTCTCAGTTGGAGATGGGATTGCACGTGTTTATGCATTGAACGAGATTCAAGCAGGAGAAATGGTGGAATTTGCCAGCGGTGTGAAAGGAATCGCCTTAAATCTTGAGAATGAGAATGTAGGTATTGTTGTCTTTGGTAGTGATACCGCTATTAAAGAAGGAGATCTTGTCAACTGCACTGGATCTATTGTGGATGTTCCTGCGGGAAAGGCCATGTTAGGCCGTGTGGTCGACGCCTTGGGAGTACCTATTGATGGAAAAGGGGCTCTAAGCGATCACAAACGAAGACGTGTCGAAGTGAAAGCCCCAGGGATTATTGAACGTAAATCTGTGCACGAACCCATGCAAACAGGCTTAAAAGCAGTGGATAGCCTGGTTCCTATAGGCCGTGGTCAACGAGAACTTATAATCGAGGACAGACAAACTGGAAAAACTGCAATAGCTATCAATACTATATTAAACCAAAAGCAAATGAAAAATGAGAGTGAGACATTGTATTGTGTCTATGTTGCGATTGGACAAAAACGCTCGACTAAGGCACAACTAGTTCAAATTCTTTCAGAAGCGAATGCTTTGGAATATTCCATTCTTGTAGCAGCCACCGCTTCGGATCCTGCTCCTCTGCAATTTCTGGCCCCATATTCAGGGTGTGCCATGGGGGAATATTTCCGCGATAATGGAATGCACGCATTGATTATATATGATGATCTAAGTAAACAGGCGGTGGCATATCGACAAATGTCATTATTTTTACGCCGACCACCAGGTCGTGAGGCTTTCCTAGGGGATGTTTTCTATTTACATTCCCGTCTCTTAGAAAGAGCCGCTAAACGATCGGACCAGACAGGTGCAGGTAGCTCGACTGCGTTACCCGTGATTGAAACACAAGCTGGAGACGTATCGGCCTATATCCCCACCAATGTGATCTCCATTACAGATGGACAAATTTGTTTGGAAACAGAGCTCTTTTATCGCGGAATTAGACCAGCTATTAACGTTGGCTTATCCGTCAGTCGCGTCGGGTCTGCCGCTCAGTTGAAAGCTATGAAACAAGTCTGCGGTAGTTCAAAACTGGAATTGGCACAATATCGTGAAGTGGCCGCCTTCGCTCAATTTGGGGCAGACCTTGATGCTGCAACTCAGGCATTACTCAATAGAGGTGCAAGGCCTACAGAAGTGCCCAAACAACCAAaatatgaaccacttccaattgaaaAACAAATTGTTGTGATTTATGCTGCTGTCAACGGCTTCTATGATCGAATGCCACTAGACAGAATTTCTCAATATGAAAAAGCCATTCTAAGTACTATTAATCCAGAATTACAAAAATCCTTCTTCTTTCGGTTCCTTTTCAAAGCTACCGCTAATTTCTTCTGGCCTGGAAGCGTTTTGCTTATAG TTGATGATCCACTTGGATATGCTCTTGTGGAGGAGTTTATGATTGTGAGGCCATAG